The DNA window GATCAGCGGGGGCCAGGTGGGACGCCAGGACGGTGGGATCGCCTTTTATAAGTATCCCTAGGGCCATAAAGTACATATTGGCGATAGAGTGCTCGAAGCCCGACGCAACGAAAACCAGAATGGGGAAGTATATGGCCCAGATCTTTCCTATCACGTCCTCGGCACCCATAGTGAGCCATACTGCCAACACTACAATCCAGTTACACATGATGCCCCTGAAGAAGGCCTCCCACCAGGTGAGTCCCATCTTACCGGCGGCTATGGACAGGGCCTTTGCCCCTATATCCCCTCGCCATAGGCCGGTGTTATAGATAAGCACCGCCACTACGACAGCTCCTATCAGGTTTGCGGTGTAGACCCAAAACCAGTTACGGACCACCGCCTTCATAGGCAGACAACCCGCCATAACAGCTAGAGGCATAACGCAGTTACCGGTGAAAAGCTCTCCTCCCGCCAGAACGACCAGGATCAGCCCCAAGGAGAAGACCGTACCTGCGATCATTTTGGCAATGCCTACGGTCTCAACGTCAAAAGTCGTAACGGTCATGCCCCAGCCCCCGAAGGCCACGTAGGCCCCTGCCAGGGCCCCTAAAATCAGCATCTGAGGCACCGACCAGGATGCCTTTTTCTGCGCCAAACTACAAACGGACTGGGCGATCTCTACAGGTGTTTTCATAGGGAAACGTCCTCCTCAAAAAAAAATAAACAGCTTGACTATTGTATCAAAAAAGTCCTGGCCGGTCATTGAAGAAAGGCTGATTTATGAGTACCTGTAAAAACGCTTATCCTCAAGCGTAAATTTTTAGAGACTACCTTATGGAAACCTCTAAAAACTCACCTTTGAGTCCCCTCGGAGAGATCGTTCCGCCTACGCCCTGTTTCGCCCAATCGTATACTCGACCTGCCTGTTTCGTACGAACCGCCTCGGAGGGCA is part of the Dethiosulfovibrio salsuginis genome and encodes:
- a CDS encoding formate/nitrite transporter family protein, whose amino-acid sequence is MKTPVEIAQSVCSLAQKKASWSVPQMLILGALAGAYVAFGGWGMTVTTFDVETVGIAKMIAGTVFSLGLILVVLAGGELFTGNCVMPLAVMAGCLPMKAVVRNWFWVYTANLIGAVVVAVLIYNTGLWRGDIGAKALSIAAGKMGLTWWEAFFRGIMCNWIVVLAVWLTMGAEDVIGKIWAIYFPILVFVASGFEHSIANMYFMALGILIKGDPTVLASHLAPADLGAVTIWGYFNNLIPVTAGNIVGGVLFVAVLYFSAFKKYLVKS